In Amycolatopsis coloradensis, one genomic interval encodes:
- a CDS encoding S1C family serine protease translates to MTENESRPGPASTGGHQPPHQQQYPGYTPWQAAPNPLVTPPPRKKGGKIAVLVSATALAAALVGGVGGAAIMGLGSASSASGTGSSAVANGQLVGNNTSGDVSGVAAKVTPSVVQVNVTTAQGEAVGSGVILTADGRILTNAHVVADAEGDVTVTLSDGKQYKASVVGADTKADIAVLQAKDASGLTAASLGDSSKLAVGQQVVAIGSPGGLQNTVTTGIVSALNRKLDELSSGQERRSPYSRTMNEAGPSYTAIQTDAPINQGNSGGALVDAQGNVIGINSALYNPASTGSIGIGFAIPINDAKKIVEQIVG, encoded by the coding sequence ATGACCGAGAACGAGAGTCGGCCAGGCCCCGCCTCAACCGGTGGGCACCAGCCGCCGCACCAGCAGCAGTACCCCGGTTACACCCCTTGGCAGGCCGCGCCGAATCCACTCGTCACCCCGCCGCCGCGCAAGAAGGGCGGCAAGATCGCCGTCCTCGTCAGTGCGACGGCGCTCGCCGCCGCACTCGTCGGCGGTGTCGGCGGAGCGGCGATCATGGGCCTCGGCTCCGCGTCGTCGGCGTCGGGTACGGGTTCGTCCGCGGTCGCCAACGGGCAACTGGTCGGGAACAACACTTCGGGTGACGTGAGCGGGGTCGCCGCGAAGGTGACGCCGAGCGTCGTGCAGGTGAACGTGACCACCGCGCAGGGTGAGGCCGTCGGCTCCGGCGTCATCCTGACGGCGGACGGGCGCATCCTCACCAACGCCCACGTGGTCGCCGACGCCGAGGGCGACGTGACCGTCACCCTGTCGGACGGCAAGCAGTACAAGGCGAGCGTGGTCGGCGCCGACACGAAGGCCGACATCGCCGTGCTCCAGGCGAAGGACGCGAGCGGCCTGACCGCGGCCTCGCTCGGCGATTCCAGCAAGCTCGCCGTCGGCCAGCAGGTCGTCGCGATCGGCTCGCCCGGCGGGCTGCAGAACACCGTGACCACCGGGATCGTGAGCGCGCTGAACCGCAAGCTCGACGAGTTGAGCAGCGGCCAGGAGCGGCGCTCGCCCTACAGCAGGACCATGAACGAAGCCGGGCCGAGCTACACCGCGATCCAGACCGACGCCCCGATCAACCAGGGCAACTCGGGCGGGGCGCTGGTGGACGCGCAGGGGAACGTCATCGGCATCAACTCGGCGCTGTACAACCCGGCCTCGACGGGCAGCATCGGCATCGGTTTCGCGATCCCGATCAACGACGCGAAGAAGATCGTCGAGCAGATAGTCGGCTGA
- a CDS encoding DUF3224 domain-containing protein, with translation MTNTATASFTVDGWDPQANEKAEGTEFSRVLLTKTFTGDVEGTSAVEMLTAVNETSSAYVAFERLAVSVGGRKGGFVLHHSAGENGHHLIVLPGSGHGDLAGITGTAEIVKDDEGNHTFTLTYEL, from the coding sequence ATGACCAACACCGCGACAGCGTCGTTCACCGTGGACGGCTGGGATCCCCAAGCCAACGAGAAGGCCGAAGGCACCGAGTTCTCGCGGGTGCTTCTGACCAAGACGTTCACCGGTGACGTCGAAGGCACCAGCGCCGTCGAGATGCTCACGGCGGTGAACGAGACGTCGTCGGCGTACGTCGCCTTCGAGCGGCTGGCCGTCTCCGTCGGCGGGCGTAAGGGCGGCTTCGTCCTGCATCACTCGGCGGGGGAGAACGGGCATCACCTGATCGTCTTGCCGGGATCCGGTCACGGTGACCTGGCAGGCATCACCGGAACGGCGGAGATCGTCAAGGACGATGAGGGCAACCACACCTTCACCCTCACGTACGAACTCTGA